From a region of the Patescibacteria group bacterium genome:
- a CDS encoding rod shape-determining protein codes for MIFDSLFSLISHDVGIDLGTSNTLVWVKEKGIVIREPSVVARHKKTKEILAIGSQAKKMIGKTPEMIETIRPLKDGVIADFDAAEAILKKYIEEIHQSGPLFPRIPKPRMVIGIPSGVTEVERKAVQDAALSAGARKAYLIEEPMAAAIGIGLPIEKPEGALLVDIGGGTTEIAVISLGGIVIERCLRIAGDEMDEAVITYMRLKYSLLLGEATAEEIKIQLGSAYSRERIREMIVRGRGLETGLPKSLKIGSEEIREAISPVVRQIVDQISEVIEETPPELVADIIARGITLCGGGSQLVGLDKLIAEETKMPVWLADNPMNAVVRGCGKVLEDESLLKKVRVTGGLR; via the coding sequence ATGATATTTGACTCTCTTTTTAGTCTAATCTCTCATGATGTCGGCATTGATTTAGGCACTTCCAATACTCTGGTTTGGGTTAAGGAAAAGGGAATTGTCATTCGGGAACCGTCGGTGGTTGCCCGCCATAAAAAAACCAAAGAGATTTTGGCGATTGGCAGTCAAGCCAAGAAAATGATTGGCAAGACACCGGAAATGATTGAGACGATTCGGCCTTTAAAGGATGGGGTGATTGCTGATTTCGATGCTGCCGAGGCGATACTTAAGAAATACATTGAGGAAATTCATCAGTCAGGACCTCTTTTTCCCAGAATTCCTAAGCCAAGAATGGTCATTGGTATTCCTTCAGGCGTAACCGAAGTCGAAAGAAAGGCGGTTCAGGATGCGGCTTTAAGTGCAGGAGCAAGAAAAGCTTATTTGATTGAAGAACCAATGGCGGCGGCGATTGGGATTGGTTTGCCAATTGAAAAGCCAGAAGGCGCTCTTTTAGTGGACATTGGTGGGGGCACCACGGAAATTGCGGTTATCTCTCTTGGGGGAATTGTGATTGAGCGTTGTTTGCGGATTGCTGGCGATGAAATGGATGAAGCGGTTATCACTTACATGAGATTAAAATATTCTCTTCTTCTAGGTGAAGCCACGGCTGAGGAGATTAAAATTCAACTTGGTTCAGCTTACTCTCGAGAAAGAATTCGGGAGATGATTGTTCGAGGTCGGGGTTTGGAAACAGGTTTGCCTAAATCTTTGAAAATTGGTTCAGAAGAGATTAGGGAAGCGATTTCACCAGTCGTTCGTCAGATTGTTGATCAGATTTCGGAAGTGATTGAAGAAACACCCCCAGAGTTGGTGGCCGATATTATTGCTCGGGGGATTACTTTATGTGGCGGTGGCTCTCAATTGGTGGGTTTAGATAAATTAATTGCCGAGGAAACCAAGATGCCTGTTTGGTTGGCCGATAATCCGATGAATGCCGTGGTTAGAGGTTGTGGTAAGGTTTTGGAAGATGAATCTTTATTAAAAAAGGTTAGAGTGACGGGTGGTTTAAGGTAG